A stretch of Carya illinoinensis cultivar Pawnee chromosome 14, C.illinoinensisPawnee_v1, whole genome shotgun sequence DNA encodes these proteins:
- the LOC122294698 gene encoding LOW QUALITY PROTEIN: probable pectinesterase/pectinesterase inhibitor 36 (The sequence of the model RefSeq protein was modified relative to this genomic sequence to represent the inferred CDS: inserted 2 bases in 1 codon; substituted 3 bases at 3 genomic stop codons), which produces MATTFLLLILAMAAIISCLQLELDQALLLQMAQTQVLQSKNFWVQTSLGRVLHGSKVANWKNHVRGGSFNDCARLYDESESLLSRLLPDHDESHYTEDDARTWLSGVLANHRSCLDGLDHHEKAGFIDQADHHDHVVAKNLTTLLINLTTLLISEALAKLYVISQSICTGRTGGKWLETQVAKNLLKMGGILTLWNTSTSSANFIVAKVGSGTHRTINAAVVALSRMGCKXPERVIIYVKLEVYNEKVEMRWNMKNVMLVGDGIDKTIVTGNRNVLDGXITIWFMIIGVSGDGFWVSNITFENTAGPYKLRAVALRVSSDRAVFYRCSFRGYQDTLCVHSLRQFYRDCHIYGTIDFIFGDATAVFQNCDIFVRRPMRHQANMVTSQGRVDSNENTGIAIQGCRVRSARDLSAVKNNTFRTFLGRPWKKYSRTVFMKTDLDGSIDPEGWTEWRRNFSLSTLFFGEYMNTGIGASTQRRVKXPGFHVLKGPREASPFAASTFIHXQSWIPVTGVPMWLGISGVLSTYNVT; this is translated from the exons ATGGCCACCACCTTTCTTCTCCTAATTCTAGCCATGGCCGCCATTATCTCTTGCCTCCAATTAGAACTAGATCAGGCACTACTGTTGCAAATGGCTCAAACCCAGGTTCTGCAATCTAAGAATTTTTGGGTCCAGACCTCTCTCGGACGAGTACTGCATGGGTCAAAAGTTGCCAATTGGAAAAACCATGTAAGGGGTGGGTCTTTTAATGACTGTGCCAGGCTCTATGATGAGAGCGAGTCCCTGCTTTCTCGCTTGCTCCCTGATCACGATGAGAGCCATTACACAGAAGATGATGCTCGCACTTGGCTAAGTGGCGTGCTGGCGAACCATAGGAGTTGCTTGGATGGATTGGATCATCATGAGAAGGCCGGTTTTATTGATCAGgctgatcatcatgatcatgtgGTGGCAAAAAATCTTACCACTTTACTAATTAATCTTACCACTTTACTAATTAGTGAAGCTCTTGCTAAATTGTATGTGATCAGTCAAAGTATATGTACGGGTAGGACAGGTGGTAAGTGGCTA GAAACCCAAGTAGCCAAAAATCTTCTCAAAATGGGGGGCATTTTAACATTATGGAATACGTCAACTTCTAGTGCCAACTTCATAGTGGCAAAGGTTGGTTCTGGCACTCACAGGACAATCAATGCAGCAGTTGTTGCACTTTCTAGAATGGGTTGCAAGTGACCTGAAAGAGTAATAATCTACGTGAAATTAGAGGTCTACAATGAGAAAGTGGAGATGAGATGGAACATGAAGAATGTCATGTTGGTTGGAGATGGCATCGACAAAACAATTGTCACCGGTAACAGAAACGTCCTAGACGGCTGAATTA CTATATGGTTTATGATTATAGGTGTATCGGGGGATGGTTTCTGGGTAAGTAATATCACATTTGAGAACACAGCCGGACCCTACAAACTCCGAGCAGTGGCACTGAGGGTAAGCTCGGACCGCGCTGTATTTTATCGATGCAGTTTCAGAGGCTACCAAGACACTCTTTGTGTGCACTCATTAAGGCAATTTTATCGTGACTGCCACATCTATGGCACTATTGATTTCATCTTTGGTGATGCCACGGCGGTGTTCCAAAACTGTGACATTTTTGTAAGGAGGCCAATGCGCCACCAAGCCAACATGGTAACATCACAGGGTAGAGTTGATTCAAATGAGAATACAGGGATTGCCATTCAAGGTTGTAGGGTTAGGTCAGCACGTGATCTGAGTGCAGTAAAAAACAATACATTCAGAACTTTCTTGGGTAGGCCATGGAAAAAGTATTCAAGGACTGTGTTTATGAAGACTGACCTAGATGGTTCAATTGATCCAGAAGGGTGGACAGAATGGAGACGAAATTTTTCACTTTCTACGCTGTTTTTTGGGGAGTATATGAATACAGGTATTGGAGCATCTACTCAAAGAAGGGTGAAATGACCTGGTTTTCATGTGCTTAAAGGTCCCCGGGAGGCTAGTCCTTTTGCAGCTAGTACATTTATCCA GCAGTCATGGATTCCAGTGACGGGAGTGCCAATGTGGCTTGGAATTTCAGGGGTTCTCTCCACCTATAATGTCACGTGA